The Longimicrobium sp. DNA segment TTCCTCACGGACCGCCGGCACCACATGATCGTGGCGCGGGACGAGGGCGTGGTGGTGGGGATGATCTCGGCGGTGGACTACGTGCATCCGGACAAGGCCCCCCAGCTCTGGATCAACGAGGTGGGCGTCGCCCCCTCGCACCAGCGGCGCGGCATCGCGCGGCGTCTGATGGAGGCCATGCTGAAGCACGGGCGGACGATCGGCTGCACGGAGGCGTGGCTGGGCACGGAGGAAACCAACGTGGCCGCGCGCGGGCTGTA contains these protein-coding regions:
- a CDS encoding GNAT family N-acetyltransferase — encoded protein: MIELRLLEPGDADVLGRVADGVFDYAVDPRWTTEFLTDRRHHMIVARDEGVVVGMISAVDYVHPDKAPQLWINEVGVAPSHQRRGIARRLMEAMLKHGRTIGCTEAWLGTEETNVAARGLYEGVGARGEPFVLYAFPLREPGVAEGE